One stretch of Micromonospora cremea DNA includes these proteins:
- a CDS encoding GAF and ANTAR domain-containing protein, which yields MNLDTREPVLQSLGVLETAALLRELTAGLITLTDFDEALLALVRVTRDAVAGVRWCGFTALRAGEPAGVAASDERLAGLDDLRHGPDSPAMSAIRRREMVLAVDLAGEPRWPAWTARARDLGVRGVISAPVDIDDQVIGAINLYAAAPDLLTPQHQLTAMLLAEHAGLLLAAVRDRGRQLALAGERDASLLHDGVVGQAVGVIMTQRGCPPAEALEVLRSAASSLDIPLREVAERLVRTVSRQRDT from the coding sequence GTGAACCTGGACACGCGAGAGCCGGTGCTGCAGAGCCTCGGCGTACTGGAGACTGCCGCGCTGCTGCGCGAGCTGACCGCCGGCCTGATCACGCTGACCGATTTCGATGAGGCGCTGCTGGCGCTGGTGCGGGTCACCCGGGACGCGGTGGCCGGCGTGCGCTGGTGCGGGTTCACCGCCCTGCGCGCCGGCGAGCCGGCCGGGGTGGCCGCCTCCGACGAGCGGCTGGCCGGCCTGGACGACCTGCGGCACGGGCCCGACTCGCCGGCGATGAGCGCGATCCGACGCCGGGAAATGGTCCTCGCCGTGGACCTGGCCGGGGAGCCACGCTGGCCGGCCTGGACGGCGCGCGCCCGCGACCTCGGGGTCCGTGGCGTCATCTCCGCGCCGGTGGACATCGACGACCAGGTGATCGGGGCGATCAACCTGTACGCCGCGGCGCCGGATCTGCTCACCCCGCAGCACCAGTTGACCGCGATGCTGCTCGCCGAGCACGCCGGCCTGCTGCTGGCCGCTGTCCGGGACCGGGGCCGCCAGCTAGCGCTCGCCGGTGAGCGGGACGCCTCGCTGCTGCACGACGGGGTGGTGGGGCAGGCCGTCGGCGTGATCATGACGCAGCGCGGGTGCCCGCCGGCCGAGGCGCTGGAGGTGCTGCGTAGCGCCGCGTCCTCGTTGGACATCCCGCTGCGCGAGGTGGCTGAGCGCCTGGTCCGGACGGTCTCCCGGCAACGCGACACCTGA
- a CDS encoding DUF2231 domain-containing protein, with protein sequence MQSRLRVQGHPIQPMLVTFPLGLFASATIFDLTDVAGGPAFLGEVGYWTGVAALAAAALTAIAGMVDLWDVPGDRTRRTAIAFNLVNAAMAGMFLLTCLIRAQAPQRGASAAILVTELVALAVGGVGVRLGARLMRQFDGRRRTEAGTFDALGGVAGSTVEVVRPRQ encoded by the coding sequence ATGCAGAGCCGGCTGCGGGTGCAGGGGCATCCCATCCAACCGATGCTCGTGACGTTCCCGCTCGGGCTCTTCGCCAGCGCGACCATCTTCGACCTCACCGACGTCGCCGGCGGTCCGGCCTTCCTCGGCGAGGTCGGCTACTGGACCGGCGTCGCCGCCCTCGCCGCCGCCGCGCTGACCGCGATCGCCGGCATGGTCGACCTGTGGGACGTGCCCGGTGACCGGACCCGCCGGACCGCGATCGCCTTCAACCTGGTGAACGCGGCGATGGCCGGCATGTTCCTGCTCACCTGCCTGATCCGCGCGCAAGCCCCGCAGCGCGGCGCGTCGGCCGCGATACTCGTCACCGAGCTGGTCGCGTTGGCCGTCGGCGGTGTCGGCGTGCGGCTGGGCGCCCGGTTGATGCGCCAGTTCGACGGGCGCCGTCGCACCGAGGCGGGCACGTTCGACGCGCTCGGTGGCGTGGCCGGCTCCACCGTCGAGGTCGTCCGCCCTCGCCAATGA
- a CDS encoding class I SAM-dependent methyltransferase, producing the protein MDTERDVEDLIAEAAAAPVDGWGFDWLAGRATEERPPWGYAGLVADRMAHADAALDVDTGGGEVHAEVPRPPRLLTATEAWPPNVEVARRTLRRVGATVVAVTQAAPLPFRDAAFDLVVSRHPVDTDWAETARVLRPGGTFLSQQIGAGTMRELSEAMLGPLPPPAQRHPAQAVAAARAAGLNVVDLRRATQRAVFHDIGAVVWFLRKVIWTVPGFTVDRYRPQLLALHHRITTEGPFLAHAHRFLIEATRP; encoded by the coding sequence GTGGACACTGAGCGCGACGTCGAGGATCTGATCGCGGAGGCGGCCGCCGCGCCGGTCGACGGCTGGGGCTTCGACTGGCTGGCCGGCCGGGCCACCGAGGAACGCCCACCCTGGGGATACGCCGGGTTGGTCGCCGACCGGATGGCGCACGCCGACGCGGCGCTGGACGTGGACACCGGCGGCGGCGAGGTGCACGCCGAGGTGCCCCGGCCACCACGGCTGCTCACGGCCACCGAGGCGTGGCCGCCCAACGTCGAGGTCGCCCGGCGTACCCTGCGCCGGGTCGGCGCGACGGTCGTGGCGGTCACCCAGGCCGCGCCGCTGCCGTTCCGCGACGCCGCCTTCGACCTGGTGGTCAGCCGGCACCCGGTCGACACCGACTGGGCGGAGACCGCCCGGGTGCTGCGTCCCGGCGGGACGTTCCTGTCCCAGCAGATCGGAGCGGGCACCATGCGGGAGCTGAGCGAGGCGATGCTCGGCCCGCTGCCGCCGCCTGCCCAGCGGCACCCCGCGCAGGCGGTGGCCGCCGCCCGGGCCGCCGGGCTGAACGTCGTCGACCTGCGTCGGGCCACGCAGCGGGCGGTGTTCCACGACATCGGCGCGGTGGTCTGGTTCCTGCGCAAGGTGATCTGGACGGTGCCCGGCTTCACTGTCGACCGCTACCGCCCGCAGCTGCTCGCCCTGCACCACCGCATCACCACCGAGGGCCCCTTCCTGGCCCACGCCCACCGCTTCCTCATCGAAGCCACCCGCCCCTGA